A window from Bordetella petrii encodes these proteins:
- a CDS encoding TrbC/VirB2 family protein codes for MKSVSSPTYVPAFRDQALAFAHRFGGLLLLFAVGALHAAGSSMPWEAPLQSILESVQGPVARIVAVIIIIVTGLTLAFGDTNGGFRRLIQIVFGLSIAFAASSFFLSFFSFSGGALI; via the coding sequence ATGAAGTCGGTCTCGTCACCAACTTATGTACCCGCATTCCGCGACCAGGCTTTGGCTTTTGCGCATCGCTTTGGCGGGCTGTTGTTGCTCTTTGCCGTGGGCGCGCTGCACGCGGCCGGTTCCAGCATGCCGTGGGAAGCCCCGCTGCAATCCATTCTGGAATCGGTGCAGGGGCCGGTGGCGCGCATCGTCGCGGTCATCATCATTATCGTGACCGGGCTCACGCTGGCGTTTGGCGATACGAACGGCGGATTTCGTCGGCTGATTCAGATCGTGTTCGGCCTGTCCATTGCCTTTGCGGCCTCGTCGTTCTTTCTGTCGTTCTTCTCCTTCTCGGGCGGCGCGCTGATATGA
- a CDS encoding heavy metal response regulator transcription factor — protein MKILVIEDERKLAEYLKRALSEHNYVVDIAMDGISGLHLAQETQYDLILLDVMLPGRDGFSVLAELRKGDRVPILMLTARDKLEDRVRGLQDGADDYLVKPFALSELLARVLALSRRQSNSVIEPNRQNVLKVGDLELDLLRRRASRGGVRLDLTAKEFTLLALLMKKQGQVLSRLDLAEQVWDINFNSNTNVVEVAVRRLRGKVDDPFPTKLLHTVRGMGYVLEPREI, from the coding sequence TTGAAAATATTGGTCATTGAGGACGAGCGAAAGCTCGCGGAATATCTCAAGCGCGCGCTTTCCGAACATAACTACGTCGTCGATATTGCAATGGATGGTATTAGCGGACTTCATCTAGCCCAGGAGACGCAGTACGACTTGATTCTTCTAGACGTAATGTTGCCTGGACGAGATGGCTTTTCGGTATTGGCGGAATTGCGAAAAGGCGATCGGGTCCCTATCCTGATGCTTACCGCACGCGACAAGCTGGAGGATCGTGTTCGAGGGCTGCAAGATGGTGCTGACGACTACCTGGTAAAACCTTTCGCGCTTTCAGAATTATTGGCACGCGTGCTTGCGCTGAGTCGACGCCAGAGTAACTCAGTTATCGAGCCGAACCGCCAAAATGTGCTAAAGGTCGGCGATCTGGAGCTCGATCTGTTACGCCGCAGGGCGTCGCGTGGAGGCGTGCGCCTTGATCTCACGGCCAAGGAGTTCACCTTGCTGGCACTGTTAATGAAGAAACAGGGCCAAGTCTTGTCACGCTTGGACCTGGCGGAGCAAGTGTGGGACATTAACTTCAACAGTAATACGAATGTAGTCGAAGTGGCAGTACGCCGACTGCGCGGCAAGGTTGATGACCCTTTTCCAACAAAACTCCTCCATACAGTACGCGGTATGGGATACGTACTTGAACCACGGGAAATTTGA
- a CDS encoding DUF4148 domain-containing protein yields MKNSLNILFVMLTIAVGPQAIAQVNPSTNARTPVNVSSEHDLTRAEVKADLAVWKRAGMDRFWNKSVTPDIYSREYKMAQAEYLRMRNGPEYQEELQRLQQ; encoded by the coding sequence ATGAAAAACTCTTTGAATATTCTTTTTGTGATGTTGACGATTGCCGTTGGCCCACAGGCGATTGCGCAGGTGAATCCGTCGACCAACGCTCGAACACCAGTCAATGTATCCTCCGAGCATGATCTGACGCGCGCAGAAGTCAAAGCTGACTTGGCCGTCTGGAAGCGCGCCGGAATGGATCGCTTCTGGAACAAATCGGTCACTCCTGACATTTACAGTCGTGAGTACAAAATGGCACAAGCAGAGTACTTGCGAATGCGCAATGGCCCAGAGTATCAAGAAGAGCTGCAACGACTGCAACAGTAA
- a CDS encoding LysR family transcriptional regulator, protein MRTKYLKCFLVLAEEQHYHRAAERLNVAQPLLSLAIKRLEAELGLQLFIRTQRSTQITEAGRRLVPDARRVLDTYAELQRNASSVTQAVQRRIRLGLSGMTLGLAHPRLDALLAHMRMRLADIDLYVTEHQYGPLIRGLRDGTLDAGIVMGSVRVEDLVIQHLWYDPMWAVVPATHPLAQTEIVTRKALKSCSLIVCHPENDDGASDQLRAVIAQAIAEPHIAQYASSIPGMLSMVAAGFGISFIAQSQIARNPRKDVRYLPIEQCEATFCTSALYHAGGLRPEDRRFFEAVRDFLGTTADGDALADTH, encoded by the coding sequence ATGAGAACGAAATACCTCAAATGCTTTCTGGTGCTGGCCGAGGAACAACACTATCACCGGGCGGCCGAACGATTGAACGTGGCCCAGCCGTTGCTGTCGCTGGCGATCAAACGCCTGGAGGCCGAACTGGGTTTGCAACTATTTATCCGCACGCAACGCAGCACGCAGATTACTGAAGCCGGACGCCGACTGGTGCCTGATGCGCGCCGGGTGTTGGATACGTACGCCGAGTTGCAACGCAACGCTTCCAGCGTCACGCAGGCCGTGCAGCGTCGTATCCGCTTGGGGCTGTCCGGCATGACGCTCGGCCTGGCGCATCCCCGGCTCGATGCCTTGCTGGCTCACATGCGCATGAGGCTTGCCGATATTGATCTCTACGTGACTGAGCATCAATATGGCCCGCTGATTCGGGGTTTGCGCGACGGCACGCTTGATGCGGGCATAGTAATGGGCAGCGTGCGTGTTGAGGATCTGGTAATCCAACACCTATGGTACGACCCGATGTGGGCGGTGGTACCGGCCACGCATCCCCTGGCTCAGACCGAGATCGTTACGCGCAAGGCGCTGAAGTCATGCAGCCTGATTGTCTGTCATCCCGAGAATGATGATGGGGCGAGTGACCAATTGCGCGCGGTCATTGCCCAAGCCATCGCGGAGCCGCATATCGCGCAATACGCATCGAGTATTCCGGGCATGCTGTCGATGGTGGCAGCGGGCTTTGGCATCAGCTTTATCGCACAATCCCAGATCGCACGTAATCCGCGCAAGGACGTGCGTTACCTGCCGATCGAACAGTGCGAGGCGACGTTTTGTACCTCGGCGCTGTATCACGCCGGTGGTTTGCGTCCGGAAGACCGGCGCTTCTTTGAAGCGGTGCGTGACTTTCTTGGTACAACTGCTGACGGCGACGCATTGGCCGATACGCACTGA
- the trbB gene encoding P-type conjugative transfer ATPase TrbB yields MMRDTDASKAAARERSVQMLRTAFGPAIIEALDDPDIGEVMLNPDGRIWVDRLRSGREPTGVSLSPADAERIIRLVAACVQAEVHRERPLLSARLPLHGERFEGVLPPVVYAPSFSIRKHAVGVFTLDDYVRDDILQTGHAVFLRGAVRDRLNIVIAGGTSSGKTTFANALLDEIADGGDRILILEDTVELQCRNEDRVQLCTLPGAASMADLVRSTLRQRPDRIIVGEVRGAEALDLLKAWGTGHPGGIATLHANSAYGALLRLEQLTLEASSQPPRALIAEAVNVIVFLDGRGAARRVREIARVTGLEGERYVLDPIPLTFGESP; encoded by the coding sequence ATGATGCGTGACACCGACGCCAGCAAAGCCGCCGCGCGCGAGCGTAGTGTGCAGATGCTGCGCACGGCGTTCGGCCCGGCCATCATCGAAGCCCTGGATGATCCAGACATCGGCGAAGTCATGCTCAATCCGGATGGCCGTATTTGGGTGGATAGGCTGCGTAGCGGCCGCGAGCCGACGGGTGTGTCGCTCTCGCCGGCCGATGCCGAACGCATCATCCGATTAGTTGCCGCATGCGTACAGGCCGAGGTCCACCGTGAACGGCCGCTCCTGTCGGCGCGCTTGCCGCTACACGGCGAACGGTTCGAGGGGGTGTTGCCGCCGGTGGTCTACGCGCCGTCCTTCAGCATCCGCAAGCATGCGGTGGGGGTGTTCACGTTGGACGACTACGTGCGTGACGATATTTTGCAGACCGGACACGCGGTCTTCTTGCGCGGGGCCGTGCGCGATCGCTTGAACATCGTCATCGCCGGTGGCACCAGCTCGGGCAAGACTACATTTGCCAACGCGTTGCTCGACGAAATCGCCGATGGCGGCGACCGCATCCTGATTCTCGAAGATACCGTGGAATTGCAATGCCGCAACGAGGACCGCGTGCAGCTTTGTACGTTGCCGGGCGCGGCATCAATGGCCGATCTGGTGCGCTCGACGCTACGCCAGCGGCCCGATCGCATCATCGTGGGCGAAGTGCGCGGTGCTGAAGCGCTGGATCTGCTCAAAGCCTGGGGCACCGGCCATCCGGGCGGCATCGCCACGCTGCACGCCAATTCCGCCTACGGCGCGCTGCTGCGCCTGGAACAGCTCACGCTCGAAGCCTCCAGCCAGCCGCCGCGCGCGCTGATTGCCGAGGCCGTCAACGTCATCGTTTTCCTGGATGGCCGGGGCGCCGCCCGGCGCGTGCGCGAGATCGCGCGCGTAACGGGTCTGGAGGGCGAGCGCTACGTACTCGATCCCATCCCGCTTACTTTCGGAGAATCCCCATGA
- a CDS encoding porin gives MKKTILLAASAATFSAAAVHAETSVTLYGLIDTGIGYAKVDGSYTNPNTGAKADVNASRIGATTGQTAGSRWGLRGKEDLGDGLYATFRLESGFDSTNGESSQGGRLFGREATVGLGSADWGEVRLGRQYNVASRMMGSLFGNQFGGFTQLNTGAGLGFSGSNWVRYDNLALYESPSFGGFRLSAGYSFNANDLSAAQSGFATADNTRAITSGLSYNNGPLLAFIAYEQLNASNKLSNAQTSATPRSFTVGAAYDFEVLKLIAAYERATDGWFAGKGLPSGANINGFQGTPSNAFVDGFSTNSYLLGVAVPLGGASSMFGSWQRVDPNNSDLTGGDSTSNTFALGYSYKLSKRTNIYAAGSYTKNFAFQSDAKATEAIIGLRHVF, from the coding sequence GTGAAAAAAACTATTCTCTTGGCTGCTTCCGCAGCTACCTTCTCGGCTGCCGCCGTGCACGCCGAGACATCGGTAACCCTTTATGGCCTCATCGACACTGGTATCGGATATGCCAAGGTCGACGGTTCCTATACGAATCCCAATACGGGCGCCAAGGCTGATGTGAACGCAAGCAGGATCGGTGCCACAACTGGCCAGACTGCGGGTTCGCGTTGGGGCTTGCGTGGCAAAGAGGACCTGGGGGATGGGCTTTATGCTACGTTTCGACTCGAGTCTGGCTTCGATTCGACCAACGGCGAATCTAGCCAAGGCGGTCGCCTGTTCGGTCGTGAAGCCACTGTAGGTCTGGGAAGCGCCGATTGGGGAGAAGTGCGCCTCGGCCGCCAATACAACGTCGCCAGCCGCATGATGGGTAGCCTATTCGGTAATCAATTCGGCGGATTCACTCAATTGAATACCGGAGCTGGTCTTGGTTTCAGTGGATCGAATTGGGTTCGTTATGACAACCTGGCGTTGTATGAAAGCCCGTCGTTTGGCGGTTTTCGCCTATCGGCAGGGTACTCCTTCAATGCCAACGATCTTTCGGCGGCTCAATCTGGCTTTGCTACGGCAGACAATACTCGAGCCATCACCAGCGGTTTGAGCTACAACAATGGCCCCCTTCTTGCATTTATTGCATACGAACAGCTGAATGCCTCCAACAAACTCAGCAATGCACAGACAAGTGCCACGCCACGCTCATTTACTGTCGGCGCAGCATATGATTTTGAAGTCTTGAAGTTAATCGCTGCCTATGAACGCGCAACAGACGGTTGGTTCGCCGGAAAGGGGCTCCCGTCCGGCGCAAACATCAATGGCTTCCAAGGAACACCATCGAATGCCTTCGTTGATGGATTCAGTACGAACTCGTACCTGCTCGGTGTTGCGGTTCCGCTGGGCGGGGCCAGCAGCATGTTCGGCTCGTGGCAGCGTGTTGATCCGAACAATAGTGATCTGACCGGCGGGGATTCGACGAGCAATACGTTTGCATTGGGCTATTCCTACAAGTTGTCAAAGCGGACTAACATATACGCAGCCGGGTCGTATACGAAGAATTTCGCGTTCCAAAGCGACGCTAAAGCAACTGAAGCGATTATCGGTTTGCGACACGTATTCTAA
- a CDS encoding heavy metal sensor histidine kinase: protein MAIRPRRSLRRWLSWWLVLQTFAALGLVCIVVYGSVYLNLLARQETLLEQKKGVIVHLVDEFASFGDFSHLEHKLTDFFYGKSEFSLRLKINGKLMTYGEHEPALSPRDIKQTTFTLTMPQQPGVQMEAELLLDISPDIQLLTILAWTLFACALGGALLVSMIGDVLVRRALFPLHDVGRQAEMLSPHRIGERLDESGLAEELQPLVRQFNQVLQRVERAYVQMEGFNADVAHELRTPLATLIGETELALSTRMSRTGLQETLGSNLEELQRMSGIVNDMLFLSQADRGAAARTTRVCNLRELVYEVLAYHEAEAFEAKVSFMVVGDKSAAVDRTLFQRAVSNLVSNAVRFALPDTQIQVRIEERDEGQMGVTVRNIGDPISTEHLPRLFHRFYRLDSSRASNAMHHGLGLAIVAAIARMHGGQTYASSDHISTTIGFSIDGSRSMDA, encoded by the coding sequence ATGGCGATTCGTCCTAGAAGATCGTTAAGACGATGGCTATCGTGGTGGCTGGTGCTTCAAACATTTGCCGCCTTAGGTCTGGTATGCATAGTTGTATATGGTTCCGTGTACCTAAACCTTTTGGCTCGGCAGGAGACCTTGCTTGAGCAAAAGAAGGGGGTAATCGTTCACCTAGTAGACGAGTTTGCTTCTTTTGGTGATTTCTCCCATTTGGAGCACAAATTAACGGATTTTTTCTATGGCAAATCTGAATTTAGTCTTCGGCTGAAAATCAATGGCAAGCTCATGACCTATGGTGAGCATGAGCCGGCATTGAGTCCCAGAGATATTAAGCAGACGACCTTCACGCTTACCATGCCTCAGCAGCCTGGAGTGCAAATGGAGGCAGAGCTCCTGTTAGACATATCACCCGACATACAACTCCTAACCATACTGGCGTGGACCCTATTCGCCTGCGCGCTTGGCGGCGCGTTGCTTGTCTCGATGATTGGAGATGTACTGGTTCGCCGAGCCTTGTTTCCGCTTCATGATGTTGGGCGGCAAGCTGAGATGCTATCGCCACACAGAATTGGTGAGCGTCTTGATGAAAGCGGTCTTGCCGAAGAACTGCAGCCGCTAGTGCGGCAGTTCAACCAAGTACTACAGCGTGTTGAGCGAGCGTATGTCCAAATGGAAGGCTTCAATGCGGATGTGGCTCACGAGCTACGTACCCCGTTGGCAACACTGATTGGCGAAACGGAGTTGGCGTTATCAACGCGGATGTCACGGACCGGGCTTCAAGAGACTTTGGGCTCAAACTTGGAAGAGTTACAGCGCATGTCGGGTATCGTTAACGATATGCTCTTTCTATCACAGGCGGATCGTGGCGCAGCCGCGCGCACAACTCGGGTGTGCAACCTGCGCGAGCTCGTATACGAAGTACTCGCTTATCATGAAGCAGAAGCTTTTGAGGCAAAAGTATCTTTCATGGTTGTCGGAGACAAGTCTGCGGCTGTCGACAGAACGCTATTCCAGCGGGCGGTTTCGAATCTTGTCTCCAACGCGGTGCGCTTTGCCCTCCCAGATACCCAAATTCAGGTTCGCATCGAGGAGAGGGACGAAGGACAAATGGGGGTCACTGTAAGAAATATCGGTGATCCAATCAGTACAGAGCATTTGCCTCGCCTCTTTCACCGCTTCTATCGGCTGGACTCGTCCCGGGCCAGCAACGCTATGCATCATGGACTCGGCTTGGCCATTGTAGCTGCGATAGCTCGAATGCATGGAGGGCAGACCTATGCGAGTTCCGACCATATCTCGACAACTATTGGTTTCAGCATAGACGGAAGCAGATCGATGGATGCCTAG
- a CDS encoding VirB3 family type IV secretion system protein — translation MTAMANLPEGFEAPLHRALTEPILLGGAPRTVAIANGTLAAAIGLGLQLWLPGLACWFVGHMLAVWGARADVQFMQVFTRHVKHPTLLDV, via the coding sequence ATGACTGCAATGGCCAATCTACCCGAAGGCTTCGAAGCGCCGTTGCACCGGGCGTTGACCGAGCCGATTTTGCTGGGCGGTGCGCCGCGTACGGTGGCGATCGCCAACGGTACGCTGGCCGCCGCTATCGGTCTGGGCCTGCAACTGTGGTTGCCCGGCCTGGCCTGCTGGTTCGTCGGCCATATGCTGGCGGTGTGGGGCGCGCGCGCGGACGTGCAATTCATGCAGGTCTTCACACGCCATGTGAAGCATCCGACGCTCTTGGACGTATAG
- a CDS encoding conjugal transfer protein TraG has protein sequence MADKAAAAHTGVLFGQIVVVCTVAGACVWAGTQYTAAALGYSPRLGPPAGYIGSLPVYYPWQLFMWWYAYEAYAPDVFIRGGVIASMGGVLGAGTAVMMSVHRARQAKRVTTYGSARWAERDDIEKAGLLKPAGVFLGRLGGDAPTYLRHDGPEHIMAIAPTRSGKGVGLVVPTLLTWRGSCVVHDIKGENWTLTAGWRAHFSHCLYFNPTSPKSAAYNPLLEVRQGIHEVRDVQNIADILVDPEGMLERRSHWEKTSHSLLVGTILHVLYAERDKTLRGVAAFLSDPARPFEITLRAMLSTRHLDDGPHPVVASAAREVLNKSENERSGVLSTAMSFLGLYRDPTVATVTERCDWRIADLISAQHPVSLYLVVPPSDISRTKPLVRLLLNQIGRRLTESLDGSDGIARLRDLLLMLDEFAALGRLDFFESALAYMAGYRLRAYLIAQSLNQIEKAYGPNNSILDNCHVRVVFSSNDERTAKRVSDSLGTATELRAQRNYAGHRLAPWLGHLMVSRQETARPLRTPGEIMQLPDTDQIVMLSGQPPIQAKKLRYYEDGNFTRRVLRSPVLRENGYADKPAARPDDWSGRALPPVLPVSSDTDTSGLNEDGGLQIRPELDMLPTAAPLELEPDLASMEEDDGPPLPVEPDRRLQRSARLAALDPDDGIPL, from the coding sequence ATGGCGGACAAAGCAGCGGCAGCGCATACGGGCGTGTTATTCGGGCAGATCGTGGTGGTATGCACGGTAGCCGGTGCATGCGTCTGGGCCGGCACGCAATACACGGCCGCCGCGCTCGGCTATTCGCCGCGCCTGGGCCCGCCGGCTGGGTACATAGGCAGCCTGCCGGTCTACTACCCCTGGCAGCTCTTTATGTGGTGGTATGCCTACGAGGCTTATGCGCCGGACGTGTTCATACGCGGCGGCGTGATCGCGTCAATGGGCGGCGTACTGGGTGCTGGCACCGCTGTGATGATGTCGGTGCACCGCGCGCGTCAGGCCAAGCGCGTGACCACGTATGGTTCGGCGCGCTGGGCCGAGCGCGACGATATAGAGAAGGCCGGGCTGCTTAAACCTGCTGGCGTGTTTCTGGGCAGGCTCGGCGGCGATGCGCCGACCTATCTGCGCCACGATGGCCCGGAGCACATCATGGCGATCGCACCGACCCGTTCCGGTAAAGGGGTGGGCCTGGTCGTGCCCACCTTGCTGACGTGGCGCGGATCGTGCGTGGTGCACGACATCAAGGGCGAGAACTGGACGCTCACTGCGGGTTGGCGTGCACACTTCTCGCATTGTTTGTACTTCAACCCCACCAGTCCGAAATCGGCCGCGTACAACCCGTTGCTCGAAGTGCGCCAGGGCATCCATGAAGTGCGCGATGTGCAGAACATCGCCGATATTCTGGTTGATCCCGAGGGCATGCTGGAGCGCCGTAGCCATTGGGAAAAAACGTCTCATTCACTACTGGTCGGCACCATTCTGCACGTGCTGTACGCCGAGCGCGACAAGACGCTGCGCGGTGTGGCGGCATTCTTGTCGGACCCGGCGCGTCCCTTCGAGATAACCTTACGCGCCATGCTGAGCACGCGGCATCTGGACGATGGCCCGCATCCGGTGGTGGCATCGGCAGCACGCGAAGTGCTCAACAAATCGGAGAACGAACGGTCGGGCGTGTTGAGTACCGCTATGTCGTTCCTCGGACTGTATCGCGACCCCACGGTGGCGACCGTGACCGAGCGATGCGACTGGCGCATCGCCGATCTCATCAGCGCTCAACATCCGGTATCGCTTTATTTGGTCGTGCCGCCGTCGGACATTTCGCGCACCAAACCGCTGGTCAGGCTCTTGCTCAATCAGATTGGCCGCCGTCTGACCGAGTCGCTGGATGGCTCCGATGGCATTGCGCGCCTGCGCGACCTGCTGCTGATGCTGGACGAGTTCGCCGCGCTGGGCCGGTTGGACTTTTTCGAGTCGGCGCTGGCCTATATGGCGGGCTATCGGCTGCGCGCGTACCTGATTGCGCAAAGCCTGAACCAGATCGAAAAAGCGTATGGCCCCAACAACTCGATTCTGGATAACTGCCACGTGCGCGTCGTGTTTTCATCGAACGATGAGCGCACCGCCAAGCGCGTGTCCGATTCGTTGGGCACGGCGACTGAGCTGCGCGCTCAGCGCAACTATGCGGGCCACCGGCTCGCGCCGTGGCTGGGACATTTGATGGTGTCGCGGCAGGAAACGGCCCGACCGCTGCGCACACCCGGCGAGATCATGCAGTTGCCGGACACGGACCAGATTGTGATGCTGTCCGGCCAGCCGCCCATCCAGGCCAAGAAGCTGCGCTACTACGAAGACGGCAATTTCACACGACGGGTATTGCGTTCCCCCGTGTTACGCGAGAACGGTTATGCCGACAAGCCCGCCGCCCGTCCCGACGATTGGAGTGGGCGCGCACTGCCGCCCGTGCTACCCGTATCGTCTGACACCGATACCTCGGGCCTGAACGAGGACGGTGGTTTGCAGATCCGCCCGGAACTGGACATGCTGCCGACTGCCGCGCCGCTGGAGCTCGAACCTGATCTGGCGTCGATGGAAGAAGATGACGGTCCGCCGTTGCCCGTAGAACCCGATCGGCGGCTGCAACGCTCGGCACGACTGGCGGCGCTGGACCCAGACGACGGGATACCGCTATGA
- a CDS encoding TolC family protein has protein sequence MRLPRLPFLIAGVCLYALSASVLASSADPGAATNSNDVITLQEAIDKALTRNPMLSAARNEARAADGLITQAGVMPNPSLDVNVEDQRRATRTTTTMLNVPIELGGKRGARQQAARLAGDISQLDLEATRSSLRASVSAAFFEVAIAQENVRVARETRDIAQGALRVATARVESGKAVPLEKTRAEVELSNSGLAEQAALNTLANARRALALTWGESQPDFEGVAASLESLPPRPSLDELKASLDKSPLLASGRTALELSRAELEVEKSKRYPDITVSVGVARDNEMGRNRGQLGISIPLPLFDRNQGNVYAASMRSYKAQDVYRDLEARLNSSLIQAASKYDLAASSAQQYRNAVLPGAQRAYEAARKGFAAGKMSYLEVLDAQRALTQGNISYLTALSEAFLARAEIDRLIGY, from the coding sequence ATGCGTTTGCCACGTCTACCGTTCCTCATAGCAGGCGTATGTCTCTATGCCCTGTCGGCCTCGGTCTTGGCATCTAGTGCTGATCCAGGCGCAGCGACTAATTCCAATGACGTCATCACGTTGCAAGAAGCGATCGACAAGGCATTGACGCGGAATCCGATGTTATCTGCCGCACGGAATGAAGCTCGGGCAGCCGACGGCCTCATTACCCAAGCGGGAGTAATGCCCAATCCGAGTTTGGACGTGAACGTAGAGGACCAACGACGAGCTACACGAACGACCACAACGATGCTCAACGTACCGATCGAACTGGGAGGAAAACGCGGAGCTCGACAACAGGCTGCTCGATTGGCAGGAGATATATCTCAATTGGATTTAGAGGCCACACGCTCTAGCTTGCGTGCATCGGTGTCGGCAGCATTCTTCGAAGTGGCAATTGCCCAGGAAAATGTACGCGTAGCGCGCGAGACCAGAGACATTGCGCAAGGTGCGCTACGTGTCGCTACTGCTCGGGTTGAGTCCGGAAAAGCGGTTCCCCTGGAAAAGACGCGGGCTGAAGTCGAGCTAAGTAATAGCGGTTTAGCGGAACAAGCCGCATTGAATACATTGGCAAATGCTCGGCGCGCTCTTGCGCTCACTTGGGGTGAGAGTCAACCCGATTTCGAGGGTGTTGCAGCCAGTCTGGAATCCCTGCCACCCCGGCCTTCATTAGACGAGTTAAAGGCATCGCTCGATAAATCTCCCCTTTTAGCGTCGGGACGCACCGCTCTGGAACTCAGTCGAGCCGAACTCGAAGTAGAAAAAAGCAAGCGCTATCCTGACATCACTGTCAGCGTAGGGGTTGCTCGCGACAATGAAATGGGGCGTAATCGCGGGCAGCTTGGCATTTCCATTCCTTTGCCGCTCTTCGATCGCAATCAGGGCAACGTTTATGCGGCATCCATGCGCTCATATAAAGCTCAAGATGTATATCGTGATCTCGAGGCACGTCTAAATTCATCGTTGATTCAAGCCGCATCAAAATACGATCTAGCTGCTTCCTCTGCGCAGCAATATCGAAATGCAGTACTACCAGGGGCGCAAAGGGCATATGAAGCTGCACGAAAAGGGTTTGCAGCCGGGAAAATGAGCTATCTGGAAGTTCTCGATGCACAGCGCGCACTTACCCAGGGAAACATATCCTACCTAACCGCCCTCAGTGAAGCGTTCCTCGCCCGGGCGGAAATAGATCGCCTCATTGGCTACTAA
- a CDS encoding heavy metal response regulator transcription factor: protein MKILIIDDERKLAETVRRSLTGNGYLADIALDGASGLQLAYEMQYDLIILDINLPDMEGFEVLQRIRQSDAVPVMMLTARTSLEDRVRGLEQGADDYLAKPFALSELQARVQALRRRGSGNESRRGPNVLRVADLELDLLRRRVVRGNARIDLTAKEFNLLTILMRRQGEVVSRLVLAEHVWDMNFNSNTNVVEVAVRRLRSKIDDPFDAKLLHTIRGMGYLIEYRPD, encoded by the coding sequence ATGAAGATACTTATTATCGATGACGAGAGGAAGCTGGCAGAGACTGTCAGGCGTAGCCTGACAGGGAACGGCTACCTCGCTGATATAGCATTGGACGGCGCAAGCGGATTACAGCTTGCATATGAAATGCAGTACGACTTGATTATTTTGGACATTAATCTCCCCGACATGGAAGGATTTGAGGTCCTGCAACGAATCCGGCAAAGTGATGCTGTCCCAGTCATGATGCTAACCGCACGAACGAGCTTGGAAGATCGAGTCAGGGGCTTAGAACAAGGTGCAGACGATTACCTCGCGAAACCATTTGCTCTTTCTGAATTGCAGGCAAGGGTTCAGGCTCTTCGCCGCCGTGGAAGCGGCAACGAGAGCAGACGGGGACCGAACGTGCTTCGCGTCGCAGATTTGGAACTTGATTTACTGAGGCGCCGCGTCGTGCGTGGCAACGCACGCATCGACTTGACCGCCAAGGAATTCAATTTGCTGACGATTCTTATGCGCCGTCAAGGCGAAGTTGTCTCACGCTTGGTATTGGCCGAGCACGTATGGGATATGAACTTCAATAGCAATACAAACGTCGTGGAAGTAGCGGTCCGTCGACTGCGCTCTAAGATTGATGACCCATTCGATGCGAAGTTGCTGCACACGATTCGTGGAATGGGCTATTTGATCGAGTACCGGCCCGATTGA